One stretch of Streptomyces sp. 135 DNA includes these proteins:
- a CDS encoding helicase associated domain-containing protein translates to MRVSTEEGREDQYCLGAWVNNQRNRAAVLSPERVEQLSKVGMRWP, encoded by the coding sequence GTGAGAGTCAGCACCGAGGAGGGCCGGGAGGACCAGTACTGCCTGGGGGCATGGGTCAACAACCAGCGGAACCGGGCCGCCGTGCTGTCGCCGGAGCGGGTGGAGCAGCTGTCCAAGGTCGGGATGCGGTGGCCCTGA